One Deltaproteobacteria bacterium genomic window, TAATCACATCATTGATATTTGTGAGCTCCCTATAAGATATCGCTGTGGTTTCTAACTCAAGAAGTTCTTTTATCATATCTTCCAATCTGGCTACATCATTTATGATCATCTCCATATACTTTTTGTTAGGGTCACCTTGAGGGAGCCTATTATAAACCCTGCGTGCAAAACCCCCGATAGAGGTGAGGGGATTTCTTATCTCATGTTCTACCTCTTCCATCATTCGTTCCAATGCTTTTGATTTTTCCTCTTCCACCAATTTTTCTCTTGCTGCCTTTACGGCGACTAATGACCTGACCCTTGCAGAAAGTTCTTTGTAATTGAAGGGCTTGGCCAAATAATGATCAGCTCCTATATCGAGGCCCTTAACCTTATCCTCTATCTCGCTTTTTGCAGTAAGCATAAGGATGGGAATATATTTTGTATTTTCATTTGACTTAAGCCTCTGGCACACTTCATAGCCATCTAATTTCGGCATCATGACATCGAGGATAATTAAGTCAGGGTTGTATTCAGCGACATGTTTAAGAGCCTCTTCACCATCGTATGCCTCTGCTGTGTCATATCCTTCAAAGCGAAGCCTCTTTTTCAGAAGTTCCACCGCGTCCACGGCGTCATCTACAATCAATATTCTACTTTTTTTCTCCACCTAGATGCTCTCCATCTTGCCGCTGAGATAAGACATTATCAGTTCGGGTAATTCACGGACATTAATAGGCTTTGAGATATATCCTTCACAACCCGCCTCAAGGGCCTTTTCTCTGTCTCCCCTCATTGCATGGGCAGTTAAGGCCACGATAGGGATATTTTTAAACTCCTTCTGGTCCTTAAGCCTCTTGGTCACCGCATAACCATCTATCTTGGGAAGCGAGCGATCCATCAGGATCAGGTCTGGTCTTTCTGCCACTGCTTTTTCTAACGCCTCCTCTCCATCAACAGCCTCAATCGTATGATAACCCCTGGTCTTAAGTATCTTCACTACCAGTTCCCGACTATCCTGATTGTCGTCAACGATCAGTATCTTCTTTGGCAAGCCACTTTTTAACTCTTCCATCTTCCCTTCCTTTACTCATCGGACTTTGCTGACCCTATTAACAGTATCCTTGAGTTCTTTCAAAAGGTCTTCTTTAGTAAGCACTCCCTTGTTTAATATCGCCTGGATCCTGTGGTTCAGGTCATCTATCTCTTTTTTAGTTAAATCCTTGCGGGTAAGGACGATAAGGGGAATATCCTTTACGCCTTCTTCTGTCTTGAGGTATTCAATCACATCAAAACCACTTACCTCTGGCATTGTCAGGTTCAAGACGATAAGGTCGGGTCTAAAATCCTGTATGGATTTAATGGCATCCTTATTATTATAAGCCGTTGTTACCTGATATTCTGCTTCTTTAAGCACATTACCGATCAATCTTACCGTCTCTGGGTCATTATCGACGACTAACACTCGTTTAATCTTGCCCAACTTTTCCAGGTTTCTTAATTTTTTTAATAGAGTCTGTTTTTCTACTGGTTTTACAATATATTCTGTAGCGCCAAGGCTGAAGCCCAATCTCTTGTCATCCACGATGGAAAGTATTATTACGGGGATATCCTGGGTTTCCGGGGTCTCTTTTAGCTCCTGCAGGACCTCCCATCCATCCTTTCTTGGCATCAGAATGTCTAAGGTAATGGCCAAGGGGTTGACCTCCTTTGCCTTCTCCACCGCCTTTTCACCAGAGATAAGGCCAACTACTCTGTATTCCTCTCCGAGGTATTTCCTAATAATACAAGTGCCCTCCGGATTATCATCTATAGCCAATACAGTCTTTTTAGCAACTTCTTCCCGTTTGAGTGCTTCAGCTTCCACCAGCCCATATTCTTCTTGTGCCTTGAGAACAAGGCCTTCTATGAGCTCACAGCCCTTGCAGAAATCTACCTTTTCCGGATAAGCGGCTATCTTCATGCCCGCACAATGAGTTCCGAGGACTAACCAGCATCTGCTTTCCTTAATTCCGTATGCAGGACACATGGGCTGCCCACAACGGACATATTCCCAGCATCTAATTGGCTTGCCGGCATATTGTGGCTCCTTTAAGAAGGTCTCAACGGGTTTTTGAAAATAATCAGCCAGGGCTTCGGCCACCCTTGGTTCCATTACAGGCTCTCCGTGCTTTTCGAGTATTTCTTTGTGTAAAGGAATGGTAAAAGAGAATTTACTACCCTCTCCACAATTGCTTGTTGCCCATATCATACCTTTGTGCAATGCCACTAATCCCCTGGCAATACTGAGGCCGAGGCCGGTGCCTTCATACTGACGAACAGTAGTAAGGTCTACCTGGACGAACTTGTCAAAGATCGTGCCGAGATCCTCTTCCTTTATCCCTGTTCCTGTGTCTTCCACGCAGACTTCTGCAAATATAGGTGACTCTCCAGGTTTAATACCCCGTTCAGAGGGTCTGGCCGTTATGGTGACCCCTCCCTTATCGGTGAACTTGATGGCATTGGATAAGAGGTTTATGAGAATCTGTTTAATCATATCCTCATCCCCATAGACTAAACGTAGACCCTCATAAAGATGATCAGTAAGGGTGAGGCCCTTTTCTTTTATGAGAGGTTCAAAGGTAGGAATGACAGACTCGATGAGCCATTTCAGGTCGAGCTCCTTTGCTTCTAGTTTTATTTTCCCTGACTCTATCTTGGATATATCGAGGATGTCATTTATCAGTTGCAGGAGATATTTCGAATTAGAAGCGATCCTCTGGAGGCTCTTTTCCTGTTCTTCATTAATAGGGCCATCAACCCCGTCTACTAACAGGTCTGCATAACCGATGATAGCGTTCATGGGCGTGCGGAGTTCATGAGACATATTGGCCAGGAAAGTCGATTTTAGTTTATCCAGCTCCCTGAGCTGCCTGTTAGCCCTTTCCAAAAGTGTCATAAGCCGGGTCCTTTCATCTAATAAGGCAGTCTTTCTCTTGATCTCTTCCTCTAATTTTCTACTGGCGGAGGAGACGCTTTCGACCATATAGTTGAAGGTCTGGCTGAGGACTCCAATTTCATCCTCTGTCTTTATATCTATGGGAACGGACATATCTCCCTCTGCAAACCTGTGTGCCTTCTCAGCCAAATTCTCCACGGGACGTCTTATAAATTTGTTCACTACGAGATAAATTATGATGATTGTGATAGGTATGCCAAAGAAAATTAATATCAAAGTTCGGTTTCGCTGGGCGCCAACAGTCTCATAAACCCTTTCAGCGCTTATCCTTATTGCCATACTACCGATGACCTTTCTGGAAGAGCCGTGGCAGTGATGGCACTCCTTTGCATTTAAAATAGGATAGAAATGAACCAAATACCTTTCCCCTGAGACCTCATCCTCAAACGGACTCTCTGGTTCAATTCCGGTCTTCAAAATCTCGTCTAAGCTCTGGAGAGCGGCCTCGTTATGAATGGAAGCTGCTATCCTGGTTTCTACCTTATCCTTATGAGTGGAATAGATTATCTCCTGATCGAAATTACAGATAAATACCTCAATATCTTTAGCCGTTTCCCTGATATCTAATAATTCTCTTTTAATACCCTCAGCGTTTCCTACCGCCATGGGATACTTTATCCCTGCATAGGTCGAGGAGGCCATGTCCCGAGCTACCATGTTCATCAGCTCTAGCCTGTCTCTGGTCCCGAAGTAGATTCGTACAATGATTTCGATTCCCATAATCAGAACTATAGTGATTAGTATTGCAACCAGTAGCTTGTTAGCCAGACGCTTTTTCAGAAAACCAGTCATCCCTATCTCCTAATTTCTGTTACCTTCAGCCCCTAACCCGGACAATGCGAAAAATACGAAATCCGAATATTGAAATTCGAAACAATGACCAAATCTCTAAGGTTCAAATGACCGAAACGTAAGAAATCATATTCCAGGGAAAACTGCAGTGTTTTGAACATTTCGAAATTCGAGTTTTGAATTTGTTTGCGGCTGACGCCTTGAGAACATCACGGATTTCGAAATTCGATATTCGGATTTATTCTGTAATACAAAAGGCTTGCCGTATATAGCAAAAAATGTTCTGCCAGAAAAAACACGAATTCTATGACCAACGTACTAATGCGCGCCCCCGTGAATCAAGGGTTTGTATCTGAAGGCCCTCACCCTTTCCGAGGTGTGACAGACCTCACAGTCTTCTGCGGTCAAACGCCTCTTTATAAAGGAGGGATCCTTTTCCTTTACATGAAACTCCCCAGGACCATGACATACCTCACAGCCAGCATTTTTCAAATGGGGCGTCTTTTCCAGACTTACGAAACCACCCGGTTTGCCATAGCCGGTCGTATGGCAGTAATAGCAACCTTGAATCTCCTCTTCCGTCAGCTCTTTCTTAACCCTCTCAATGCTCTTAAAAGATGTGCTCTTTTTTGCATGGGTCACAAAGCTTTTATATTCCTTCTCATGACAGGTCTTACATGCCAATGAGCCGATATATTTGGGTATCCCTTTGGTTTCGGCAAGGCTGAAAGACAGGTTTATAGAAACAAGAAAGATGGTGATAAAGGCAGATAATATATACTTGGTTGAAGATTTTGAAAAATCGACCATCGGTATAACCTCCGATTGAGATTCCATTCAGATTTATCATATTTTTTCTTGTTTGCGTGAAAAATTTCAATAATTTTCGACAAAAATGCCCCATCAATACAATTTGTGCTGAAGCAGTCGGTTTGAAGCGGTAAGATCATGGGAGCTGAAAGCTCAAAGCTGAAAGTGCAGGGAAGTTTCTTGAGCTACATCACTAATCCAGAGTTTTCTTTATAACGAACCCGGAACTCTTCCTCAGAGAAACTGTGATCCTGGGTACCATAGCATTCCACGGCGTAACTGGCGCAGGTTGCACCCATGTGGGCAGCGTCCGGAAGGCTTTTTCCCATAACAAGCCCCTTGATCAGGCCTGCCCGATAGGCATCTCCCGCCCCCGTGGGATCCAGTACTCTAGAAACGGGGGCAGCAGGGATTTTGACTTCCTCATCGGGTGTGCAAAGAAGAGAACCGTCTTCACCAAGGGTCGTAATGACGGCCCCAGTGCGTTGAAGAAGTTGGGTTTTTTCCAGCCCCGTGGCCCGCATAGTCATCTCCAACTCGTAGTCGTTGGAGATCAAGAGGCTGGAGCCCGTGAGCATGTCTGCCAATTGATCTCCTGACAAGGCCGTGATGGACTGGCCGGGATCGAAGATATAGGCGATTTTTTTTTCTTTGCATGTGGCGGTGTATGTGATCATGTCTTCAATGTTTCCGGCGGCCACAATGGCCAGCGCCTTCTGAGGGTTTACACCGTCAAATCTGAACAGGGAAGGGTATTTCATCGCCCCTGGGTTAAACCCGGTGATTTGATTGTCGGCCTGATCCGTGGTGATATAGGCCCCGGCAGTGAATTCCTCTGTAATCCTCCGGATTGGTTGCAAGGAAATCTCATGCTTTAGCAGCCAGGCTTCATATCTGTCAAAGTCCTTGCCGGCTGTGGCCAAAATCAGGGGCCGCTCTCCCAGCAACGCCAGGCTGTATGCGATGTTGCCGGCTGTGCCGCCGAATTTTTCCTTCAGGTCGTTAACAGTAAAACAGACATTGAGGACATGGATTTTATCGGGCAAGATGTGATCCGCAAACCTTCCCGGAAAGTCCATAATGCGGTCATAGGCCAACGATCCGGAGACAAATATCTGCATATGAAGACTCCTTTTGCGGTTTTCTGACCTACTCGAGAGGAAGAGATACAGTGATTCTCAACAGATTGTCGTCTTCTTTGTTCACATTGATAATTCCCCCGTGCTTGTGGATAAGCACCGTGCAAATGGGCAGATCCATGATGTTTTCACCCGAAACGCCTTTTGGGAAGGGATAGTCTACCACAAAGGGATAGAAAAACTGCTCGATGTCATCATCTGAAATATAACCAACCCTGTAAGCCAGGTTCACTGTCGCATATCCGCCGTTTTTTCCTGTAGCTACTTGAACTTCACCCTTTCCCTGCATTCGATAGAAGGCGTTTTCCAGAAGATTGATCAGGACTTTTTCAAACAGATCACAGTCGAGCTTTATCATGGGAAGGCTGTCATCCATGTCCAAATTCACGGAGAAATCTTCTTTTGGAAATTCAGCCTTTATCCTTTCAACAGCATTGCTCACAACTTGATTGATGCGACAGGCCCGCAATTGAATCGATTTGGGTTCAATGTAGGCTGTGATCATCTTCAATATTTTTTCAAGTCTCTTGACTTCTTCTACGATCAACTCGCCCTTTTTCCTTCTTGGATCTGATGGTTCGTAGGATTTGAGCAAACGTCTGGTCAGTCCGCCTATAGAAGTCAGGGGGTTCCGGATCTCATGGGCCAGACGGGCCGAAACCGCGCTCAGGGTTTCGAGTTCTTCGGTCTGCACGATCTTTTCCTGGAGTTCTTTACGTGCCGTAACATCCATGATGATGCCGTCCATCCTTATCAGCTCATTCTCATCGTCGAATACGGGAACAGCATAGTCAACGACGTAGACAATATGGCCGTCTTTGTGAACCATTCTGTATTCAACTCGGAACTCCTTGCCCTCCCTCAAACATTCATCAAAATGGGCAACGACGCGGGCCCTGTCGTGTGGGTGGATGTAATCGGCCCATATTTCGTGATGACCGCCCAAGTCCTGTGGCCCCACGCCGATGGTCTCTTCAACAAACCTGTTTAAGAACATGGTTGTTCCATCGGCCAAGACGAAATAAACAATAAGGGGCACGTTTTCAACCAGGGTTCTGTATGTCTGTTCGGATTCCTTGAGGGTACGGGTCCGCTCTTCCACCATCAACTCAAGATTTTCGGCATAATCCTTGATTGTTCGCCGTGATTCTTCTAACGAGGTTAACATATCATTGATGGCGCGAGCCATGATTCCCAGTTCATCAGCGCTCTTGACTGCGATTTTGGCATCACGCTGCCCGGCCGCGATTTCCTCTGCGGCGTCCACAACCTTTTCAATGCGCTTTGTAAAAAACAGTGATATGAGCCAGACAAAGGATATGGAGAAGACAAGACCTATAAGGCCGATGATTACGGCAATCGTGCCATATCGCTTAAGAAGGGCCAGTGTGGGAGTTCGATCCACGGTAATCTCCACCACCGCAACGATCTTGGATGAGAAGTCACGAACCGGCCCTGCGATAATGGCAACATTCCTGCCGTTCCATTTGCCAGTGTGGAATACCACATCTCCAGTATTGAAAACGTGACTGAAGAGTTCAAATGGAAGAAGGCCCCTGGTCATGGTTGAGGCAAGAGCCTTTGGTTTGTTTGAAACAGGTTGCTCTTGCACATAGATGGTCAAATCTGAGCCGAAGTGTTTCTTGAATTCTTGAAGCAGCGGCTCCTCACAAGAAAGCCCGAACTCCACGGTCCCGATCTGATTGCCTTCATAAAAAACCGGGACCACACTTCGTATGCCGAAACCGAAAACCCCCCACTCCAGGCCTCCGACACCAGTGCCGGTTTCTCTCGCCTTATTGATCGTTTGTCTGTAAGCCTCCATCTCTTCTCCGTATCGATCCAGAGCATGGAGGCGGAGGAAAGAGGTGGCGGGCGGCACATGAAAGTGAAATATCTTAATGGCAAAGTCCTCGTGCAATATCTTGAAAGCAGGATGCAGAAGCTCTATCAATCGATTCCGGTCCCTTTTGGCAAAGGCTTCGGCTACATCGGGATTCGTGGATACCAGGTAGGCAAGACTCATGGCCATATTCGTCCTAAAGTCAATTTCGTTCAGAAAATACTGGTAGTTATTTCTCAGGCGTTTTTCTTCGTTTAGGTGAATAAGGTCAGCCTGAAAACGATAGGAAACCACAAAAAGAGCCGTAGCTCCCGTAAAGGCGAGGAAAAGGAATGGAATGACAAGCTTCCACTTAAGGCTAATATTGTGCAGGCGGCTTAGGTTCAATAGCGGCTCCCGGGTGCATTTCCAGTCCCTTTATGCTGATAGAAATTGTAAAACAGGGCAGCCATATTGTCGAGCAGTTTCTCCTTGCTGCATCCTGCTCGATTCATGCCATTTTGTAGTGCCAATGCTAATGGGATCTGCGAAAATGTGCACTAACGAAGCATTATCGCCCAACTATCAAAGAGTCGATTGTATCGTATGATGTACGTGGACTCATCGTCAGCCCGGACCTTGAAATAATCCAAGACCTCTGATCTTTCGTCCAGGTTCGCATCATACCAACGGTCAACGATCTTCATGATTTTATAGGTCTGGCCCGCCCATTCAAAAGACCGGGGAGATTCGTTGGTTTTGTATCCCTCGTAGCAGCTAACCAGAATCCGTTCAAAGGTCTTTGCGCTCCCAGACAGATATCCCACCAGTCCTGAAACTGCATCCTGGATATCGAGAAAGCAGAAGCGATATGCCTCGTATTGGAGCCCGTATGGATCGGCAATACCCCGCCGTCTGGAACCATGTCGACCAAAATGCCTGAGCAACAAGACCCTGCCGGCTGCATCAGGAAAGGATGCCAAAAGATCTTTTTCGTGGGATCGTTCCATAACCAGGACAAGGTCAGACGAAGTCAGAATCTTTTCGGATACGGATTTGGCCGAATGGCGAGAAAGATCAACGTCATACTCAGCAGCAACCCGTTGAGCCAAAGAGGTGGCAGAATTGCCCGGAAGGGCAGACAAACCTGCAGAACCGACCGCAATGCCTTCAAGGCCTTTTTCGCCCAGGAGCTTTTTGGACAGGCCTTCAGCAAAGGGACTTCGACAGATGTTTCCCGTGCACACAAACAAGATGTTTTCTATTTGGGTGACCATGCTGGCGGGCGCTTTGTCGTCTTGAAGTACTGGTCAATGGCTTCGCGCAACGATGTTATGGTCAGCTTGGCGCAATGCTGTTCCTCTGTTGGCAGGCCCCTTAACCAACGGATGATATCTTCGTGGCTCAAGTCATAGGCTTCACTCAATAATTTGCCTTCGGCAAGTTCAGCGCCTACAGAAGCGCAAGCAACGCTATTTGGACACCCATCGGCCACGTAGCGGGCCTGTGCAATGCGTCCATTTTCTATCTTGAGGTATATTTCAATGGTGTCTCCACACGGCCCTTTGACCTTGGCGGAGCCGTCCGCATCCGCAATGGCGCCCCGGTTTTTCGGCCTGAGCCATCGATCGATCACTTCCATGGCAATGGCCTCATGGGCATCGTGTCCCTTGCGACCGCGAAAAAAGCCCTCCACGAACTTCACAAGTTCCGGCGCATGTTTTGCAGGGGTCTTCAGTTTCTTGGCATCTTCGACAACCTCGAGCACGGTTTTGCCTTCATTTAAGGCCGAAATAGTCAGCAGCAAGGCAACCGGCCTTATGCCCCTTTGTCCGTGGATGTACACGGGGTATTTGCCTTCATCGAAAACAGTCTCATAGAACATGCTTAGTTTCTCTTCTGACAATCCGTCCCGTGTCACAGGAAGATGAATATATCTGAGCCCTGCATTCCGGGTCAGTACTGGTTCGTTGGATCCGCTGCTTTCTTCATCGGTTCTCAAATCAACCACTGTCTTGACTCCGCTTCGGGCCAGATCTGTTATCCCGGCCTCATCGGGTATTTGACCAAAAGAAATATTTTCGTTAAATTCAATGATGAACATCTGTCTCCTCCCACCTAACCCGGATAGACCGGAATTGAAGAATTGCGAATTAGGGAATTTAGGAATTAAATGGTACCGCGTATTCCTAATTCCTCAATCCCTCAATTGTTCGTTAGTATCGAAAAACGGTGTATCCCAAATATTCTCTGCCAGAAAAAACGGAATTTTCTGACTAACGGACCAACCAGTACCCTACATTTGTCGATATGTTGTAGTCCATTTACATGAATTGCAAGTGTTTCGCAACCAATTCTTGAACAAGAGCAATAAGAGCAACTGTTCTGGGTTGTAATTGCTGTCTTGACCTTCCGTCAGGTACTCTGATATGTTTCAAGAGGACTCAGAGGTTCTTGCGCAGACGTGTCGCTTCAGATTCTGCTTGAAAGGGTTCCAGGGACAAAATGAGAAAATGCATAGAGTGCGGCAAGACATTTGGCACATCTAAGAGATGTCAATTGTGCGGAAAGGAGGTTAACGCCGAAACCGGCAACGATTTGAATTTCTGTATCTTGTGTCACAGGTGTCTAGCAGCTATTGAAGAAGGCCTTGATTTGAAGGAATACAAAAGGCACAAGAAGCAAAGAATGAAGAGGTGTGCAGATTGTATCTCCCCACGCCTTCCAGCTAGTTGACAAACAGTCTTTAATGCATAGATTAATGGGGCTGTTGAATAAACCCTAAGTCAGGGAGGACGAGATGTTTCAAGTTACCGAAAACGCAAGTGCAATCATAAAGGATTTTTTTAGGGACAAGGAAGAGGCCCCCTCCATCAGAATCATGTTGAATCATGGCGGGTGAGGCGGCCCTTCTTTGGGCATGGCTCTGGACGGGCCTCAAGAAGATGATGAAACTTTCAATGATAACGGTATTACCTACGTTATAAATATTCAGTTGTTTCAGCAGGTAAAACCTGTCAACGTGGACTACATTGACACGCCCATGGGAGCCGGGTTTAAGATCTCTGCGAATCTACCTTCAGGATGTTCGTGCGGGACATCGTGCAGTTACGGAAGTTCGTGCGGTAGTGGATAATAATTGGAGCGGTTAAATTGCGGGATCGAGTCTACACTCATGACAACCACCTTCTATCTGTCAGGAGTGTGGACCCCGCGGAAGACCTCTATTTTGCCCCTGCCTCTTTGGCAAACTGGGTGTCGACAAATTTCTCCAGATCGATCTTGCTCTTCATGATGTTCATCTCGTCAAACATGTAATCCTGAATCTTCGCAAGATCCTCTATAACCGGGAATAGTTCTCCGGTGGTGATACGATCCTTTGGCTCGGTGAGAACACGCTCCACAACCGCTTTGTCCTGACCAAGAAAGCTTGCGCCGATCACGGCGGCGGCTGAGGGTTTGGCGTCAATGGCTATTCCGGACTTCACCAGACTATTGGTCAACTCCTGGACGGCATCGGGATGCTTGCCTACGATTTCATCCCTGACAACAAATACACAGCAAGGGTGGTTCGGCCAGAGGTCCTTGGAAAGGTAGAATTCCTCTCCGTACCCAGCGGCTATGGCCTGAGACCCAATCGGTTCGGCAACAATGAAACCCGCGATTTCTCCGTCTTCATCATTTTTAAGGGCATCCGGCATCATCATCGGCGCCATCACCTCCAGAAAGACATCAACTCCGGGTTCGCCGCTTCTTCCCGGCTTCAGGCCTTTTTCGGTAAGGAGTCTGTGGAAAAGCATATTATGGACCGACAACTGATAGGGGATGAGAACAAATTTTCCCGCAAAGTCTTCAATCTTTTCGATGTTGGCCGTCTTGCTCTTGACGAGAACGCTGCCGGCCTTGTGTGTGAAGAGGATCAACTTGATCTCCACGCCGGCCTTAACCAGATCCATGGCTGTCGGGGCCAGAATAAAAGCTCCTTCAAGGCTCGCGTCTGCCAGGGCGTCTGCCACTTCCATCCACCCAGTCTTGATAACAGTCTCCAAGGAACAGTAATTGAGCGCTTCCTTTCCCTTTTTTATTTTCAGATCGGTCACACCCAGAATGAGATGATCTGTTATCTTGAGATGTCCAACTTTGATGGCTGGTTTATCTGCCATATCTTACCTCCCTGGCTTTAGCCTGCAATATTCGAATTCCTTTCCATGTAACTCCCAACCCGGAGAAGCCGGAACTAAAAAACACTACGACGAAAGCACGAGGAAAGGATTTCCAGAAAAATTTCGTGTCTTCGTACTTTAGGGTTTTGCGTTTAGGAGTATTGGAGTACTCCATCACTTCTTAACCCATTGACCTTGATCAAGACACAGAAAAACATAATATGAATTTGCAGGTCTCGTGCCAAGCGTATCCTCAGGCAATATATCATGTGATTACAGCAAGTTGCCCTATGCTAAAAAAATATGCGATGGTTTTGGAGCTTGCGACTTTGACGCATTGTCACAAATTTGACGGCTTCGCAAAAAGTCCATCTCCCTCCCGCCGTGGCGGGATTCATCTCCGCCCCGTTAAATTCTCGCTATTTGAGACGGCGGAGCCGATCTAACAGGGTGAATCATTGCGGTCCGCCTATATTTGTGCCAAATGGCAATAACTGAGGCGGATTACTGTGCCGAAATCACACTTTCACGGAATTACCAGGACTTTTTGAGAACTTACTTTGCTTAGAGGAATGGTAACTCCTCAGAAAATGGAAATGAGAGAATTTTCATTGTAAAACATTACGTTAAGGCTTACTTTGACGTTATATTGACAGGCACGCATCCGGTGCTGTTGACAGGTTCTCTATTTGGTAGTAAATTAATTAGGCGTTTTCTCACGTCCGGCTTCCCGCCGGGCGAAGCGCTGCTGAACGGCATCCCTCAGGGCCGCGGTGGGATTTTACAAGACACAGTTCATTTACTTCCGGAGAGACAGTGAAAAGACAAAAGAGAATCCTAGTCATTGACGGCGCCCCGGCGAGCCGCGAATCGCTGAAGGATGCTCTGGAGAAAGAGGGTTATGAGGTCGAGACGTCGTCTGACGGTGTGGACACATTGCACAAGGGCCAGGGAGATCTATTGCCTGACCTGATCATTACAGAAATGGTAATGCCTCAGCCTCGGCTGGATGCATTGCAGCTAATTCGAACCCTAAAGGCCTATGACGACACAAAACACATTAGGATAATCATCTGTTCGAGTAAAACATCGCAAGAGGATATCGAAAAAGGCTTGGCTGCAGGCGCTGATCAATACGTTACAAAGCCCTTCCAACTACCTGACATTGTGGCGAGACTAAAGGCGCTTCTTGGAGACGATGCAACAGACAAGGCGTATGAAGCTGACATCGGCCAAAAAGAACCGGGGAGCGCGAAAAAATCGTGGATAGATTTCCGGAGGAGGATGGCGGAAGTTAGTGAGGACAAGAGACGATATCCACGGCTTGAATTCCACTGTCCGGTTAGAGTAGAGGGTGTCAAGGGAGTCAGCCGGGTTACAGACATCAGCATGGGAGGCGTATTTGTCGAACACAAACAACCCTCTTCTTTTACGATAGGACAGACCATTCATCTGGTGATGAAAGTTCCAACCGAGTATGAACCTGTAAAGGTAAGAGCTAAGGTTGTAAATGTTAGGGACAGGGGGATAGGGTTTAAGTTTGTCGATTTGACCAGGAGAAATCAAGAGGTCATTCGTTTTTGCTTCAATACTTTCAAAGACACGATACCTCTCATGTGATATTGCCTCTG contains:
- a CDS encoding response regulator is translated as MEKKSRILIVDDAVDAVELLKKRLRFEGYDTAEAYDGEEALKHVAEYNPDLIILDVMMPKLDGYEVCQRLKSNENTKYIPILMLTAKSEIEDKVKGLDIGADHYLAKPFNYKELSARVRSLVAVKAAREKLVEEEKSKALERMMEEVEHEIRNPLTSIGGFARRVYNRLPQGDPNKKYMEMIINDVARLEDMIKELLELETTAISYRELTNINDVIMEALKSFEQELEDRGIEARTELGDNLPLISIDQEQMKMALANLVENSIEAMQDKLKILKITSRISDGRMEIQVSDTGKGIPKDKIKNIFDPFFTSKTRGPGVGLTFTLKIIQEYRGTVSVESEPGKGTIFTIRLPLKRA
- a CDS encoding response regulator, whose product is MPKKILIVDDNQDSRELVVKILKTRGYHTIEAVDGEEALEKAVAERPDLILMDRSLPKIDGYAVTKRLKDQKEFKNIPIVALTAHAMRGDREKALEAGCEGYISKPINVRELPELIMSYLSGKMESI
- a CDS encoding response regulator; the protein is MTGFLKKRLANKLLVAILITIVLIMGIEIIVRIYFGTRDRLELMNMVARDMASSTYAGIKYPMAVGNAEGIKRELLDIRETAKDIEVFICNFDQEIIYSTHKDKVETRIAASIHNEAALQSLDEILKTGIEPESPFEDEVSGERYLVHFYPILNAKECHHCHGSSRKVIGSMAIRISAERVYETVGAQRNRTLILIFFGIPITIIIIYLVVNKFIRRPVENLAEKAHRFAEGDMSVPIDIKTEDEIGVLSQTFNYMVESVSSASRKLEEEIKRKTALLDERTRLMTLLERANRQLRELDKLKSTFLANMSHELRTPMNAIIGYADLLVDGVDGPINEEQEKSLQRIASNSKYLLQLINDILDISKIESGKIKLEAKELDLKWLIESVIPTFEPLIKEKGLTLTDHLYEGLRLVYGDEDMIKQILINLLSNAIKFTDKGGVTITARPSERGIKPGESPIFAEVCVEDTGTGIKEEDLGTIFDKFVQVDLTTVRQYEGTGLGLSIARGLVALHKGMIWATSNCGEGSKFSFTIPLHKEILEKHGEPVMEPRVAEALADYFQKPVETFLKEPQYAGKPIRCWEYVRCGQPMCPAYGIKESRCWLVLGTHCAGMKIAAYPEKVDFCKGCELIEGLVLKAQEEYGLVEAEALKREEVAKKTVLAIDDNPEGTCIIRKYLGEEYRVVGLISGEKAVEKAKEVNPLAITLDILMPRKDGWEVLQELKETPETQDIPVIILSIVDDKRLGFSLGATEYIVKPVEKQTLLKKLRNLEKLGKIKRVLVVDNDPETVRLIGNVLKEAEYQVTTAYNNKDAIKSIQDFRPDLIVLNLTMPEVSGFDVIEYLKTEEGVKDIPLIVLTRKDLTKKEIDDLNHRIQAILNKGVLTKEDLLKELKDTVNRVSKVR
- a CDS encoding cytochrome C, coding for MVDFSKSSTKYILSAFITIFLVSINLSFSLAETKGIPKYIGSLACKTCHEKEYKSFVTHAKKSTSFKSIERVKKELTEEEIQGCYYCHTTGYGKPGGFVSLEKTPHLKNAGCEVCHGPGEFHVKEKDPSFIKRRLTAEDCEVCHTSERVRAFRYKPLIHGGAH
- a CDS encoding carbohydrate kinase family protein; translation: MQIFVSGSLAYDRIMDFPGRFADHILPDKIHVLNVCFTVNDLKEKFGGTAGNIAYSLALLGERPLILATAGKDFDRYEAWLLKHEISLQPIRRITEEFTAGAYITTDQADNQITGFNPGAMKYPSLFRFDGVNPQKALAIVAAGNIEDMITYTATCKEKKIAYIFDPGQSITALSGDQLADMLTGSSLLISNDYELEMTMRATGLEKTQLLQRTGAVITTLGEDGSLLCTPDEEVKIPAAPVSRVLDPTGAGDAYRAGLIKGLVMGKSLPDAAHMGATCASYAVECYGTQDHSFSEEEFRVRYKENSGLVM